ATTTGAAATCATCATTAAGTAATTCGGATAAGACGATCGCAAGAAAATTATCCGCGGTTAAAAATCTTTATAAGTATTTAAATAAAAAATATTCTTTTAATAATGAGATTATAACTTTTAAATTTAAATACGATAATACATCCTTCAATAATGAAGTCCTGAGTGATAAACAAATAAAAGAGTTGATAGAATATACCAAAAATAATGAACCGTTAAAAAATCAAATCATAATATTTTTGATCCTTTTTAACGGACTTACGGTTAAAGAACTAAAAAATATAAAAATCAAAGATATTTACGAAAATTCCATAGTTATCGACAGTAATGGTGAAAATGAAAGGATAATAAAAATAAATGACGCTCTGAGAGCCATTTTAAGCGACTTTTTAAATCCAGTCGACCAGTTGTACCTGTTAAAAGGACGTAATAATCAGCCCATTACCGAAAGACGAATACAAGAAGTTGTAAAGAACGCACTTTCTAAAATAGGTATAAATAAAAAAGGTATTTCAACAGGAATACTGAGGAATACGTCCGTAAAGATGATAAAGGAGTATAACTCTGCAGGATTTACGGATATAAAAAATTTTCTCGGTATCAAGACTGATAAACAAGTGGAGAAGTATTTGAAAGACTCTAATGAACTGAATGAACTCGATATGAATAAAAATCCCTTCAGTAAATTTTAAAATGATTTTTATATGAAAGAACTATATGATTTAATAAATTGGTAAAGATTTAATAAAAGAATTAAATACAATCAAGATAAAAGAGCTGAAGATAAATTATAAAGAGAAAGTTTAATTAAAATTATTTTAATTAATATTTAATTGGAAGTGTTTGATCAAAGGCTGATAAACAAAGGATTTGAGAAGATTATTATAATATCTTTAATTTAGGTATAAAATATGTTTAAGTTTATGCTAAAGTTGTCTTTAGCGGAAAGTTGGTTTATTATTAATATGGTATCGTATCTTATTCCCCTTATATTCAATAAACTTAAAAATAGTAAAAATACAAGTTTCCCCTTATTATTGAGATGATTTAAAATGAATTATAATGGTATATTTTTTTATTCATTATTATATATATTTCAAAAATATCAGCTCAAACAATAGAAATAAAAATCAAATACATTTTAATAATAGTATTGCTAAGAAATCATAATCATTAAGATTATTTTATTAAAAAATAAGTAAAAAAACTAATTAAAATTCTATATCCCCTGCCTTATAACAAATTAAATTGATTTAATATTAAAAATATTGTATGATTATATTATTAAATTAATATTTAAAGGGGGAAAAATAATGATATCAAAAAAGAAAGTACACATGCTTTTATTTACTGTAATGGCTTTATTTATATTAATCTCCGTTCCATCAATTTCCAAAGCGGCAGATGATGAGCATTTTATATTTTTAACATCTGAGGATCTTTCTGTAACCTACAGAACTGATAAAACAAAAGGAGTAAAGGGAGAAGAAGTAATTCTTACGGTAACTCCTTATCCCGGATATAAAATAAAGGATTTAGATACTAGACTTACTATAGTAGATAGTGAAAACAATTCTATACCTTTCACTAAAACAAGCGGTCCTGACAGTAACCTTGAAGAAAAATTTAAATTTATTATAGGTGATCATAATATAACAGTAACAGTTCCACATTCTGATCCTTGTTATGATTTAACTGTAGATCCCAATATTAAATTCGGGAAAGTGACATTAACGGAGTCAAAGCTATGTCTTTAGGAAATAGGACACATAAAAGTAATAAATGATCCGGAATATCATTTATCAGATATATATATTGAGTATACTAACGGAAATAAAGAATTTCCTGTTCTTAATAGGATGACAGGAACTTATGATTTTACTCAAAATAATCCAAAGCCGGGTATTGTGCATGCTAAATTTGAAAAAGATACTTATGAAATATATATTTCCCCCGATATAAAAGGAGGCACTATTACAGCGAATAGAAAATCCGCCGGAGTAGATGATATAGTAACTTTG
This region of Anaerofustis stercorihominis DSM 17244 genomic DNA includes:
- a CDS encoding tyrosine-type recombinase/integrase yields the protein MNSFVIEEYLSDLNINENSKKGYLYDLNTFFLFIKERNSFDESSHNLESELNLFKGLNNIDMYAYINYLKSSLSNSDKTIARKLSAVKNLYKYLNKKYSFNNEIITFKFKYDNTSFNNEVLSDKQIKELIEYTKNNEPLKNQIIIFLILFNGLTVKELKNIKIKDIYENSIVIDSNGENERIIKINDALRAILSDFLNPVDQLYLLKGRNNQPITERRIQEVVKNALSKIGINKKGISTGILRNTSVKMIKEYNSAGFTDIKNFLGIKTDKQVEKYLKDSNELNELDMNKNPFSKF